Proteins encoded in a region of the Canis lupus dingo isolate Sandy chromosome 17, ASM325472v2, whole genome shotgun sequence genome:
- the LOC125752760 gene encoding filaggrin-2-like isoform X13: protein MTDLLRSVVTVIDVFYKYTKQDGECGTLSKDELKELLEKEFRPILKNPDDPDTVDVIMHMLDRDHDRRLDFTEFLLMVFKLAMACNKVLSKEYCKASGSKKHRRGHRHQKEESETEEEEEDTQGRKSGYRHSSWSEGEEHGYGSEGLRGSVKHRHGSNSRRLGRQGGLSSSGNQEQLEKRRHGSSSGHSWSSGKERHGSSSGELEERRNKSYVSPSRESEKEYESGSESKSGRRKGHSSLSHGLDASGHKSNSTQSRKSGGQKLGSSSRGSGDKGSQNYACGSSNSGGCGKPQNASSSCQEGRFGGQGNQSSCTQSGYQSGSSGGQDHGCISGGQSSGYCEHEPRSCSQSSSQRKYGSRACGQTQNGGRQQRTGSNQSCCCEQYGSETSQSSSYGQHGSGSCGHFSNSHQKGSGSNGFSKCGQYGSGSGQSSSFGQHESGSGQSSGCGHGSGSCQSSGFGQHGSGSGQSSGLCQHGSGSGQSSGFGQHGSGSGQSSGCGHGSGSCQSSGFGQHGSGSGQYSGLGQHVSSSAQSSGFGQHGSGSGQYSGLGQHGSGSGQSSGFGQHGSGSGQSSGFGQHGSGSGRSSGFGQHGSSSGQSSGFGQHGSGSGQSSSFGQHGSGTGQSSGFSSGFGQNCSGSEMSSSSGQSSGFGQCGSGSGQSSGFGQHGSGTHQTSSSGQHRYSSGQSSSFGFGSSTHQSPSFGTGSGHLLGSGQESTARQSSYGQHGSGSGQSSTFGNGSCSGNSSKPDQHESSSRKSSSKNQRDFSSIQSSGCDNQQTRVGGQECYETSSGKGSQQCRKSKSDSAKSQRRETAKGRQGTTHGQSEDTSGYAQSGHGQTSRTESSITSRSSVGESSDNQGHSGVPQVHTGSPQDHSGSQHRESESTVKGRQGTTHRQSGDLIGHAQSGHGQATRTQTSRTGRRESSGSESSDTERHSGVPQAHTGFPQGHSGSQHGESGSSVQGRHGSTHGHSGDTSGHAHADHEQATRTQSSRIDRRESSGSEYSDTENHSHVPQTHTGSPHTHAGSQHPESGSSLQRRQGTTHGQSRDTTAHAQSGHGQASRTQSSRSRRSESTVSESSDYQGHSGAPQAHTGSSHGQVGSQHPELGSTVKGRQGTPHGQSGDTSRYAHSGHGQATRTQSSRTGRRESGGSESSDTERHSGVPQAHTGSPQSHSGSQHGESGSSVQGRQGTTQRQSGDAGGHVHSGQGQATRTQSSRSGRRESSGSESSDTENHLGVPETHTGSPHGQAESQHGESGSSVQRRQGTTHGQSGDTTTNAQSGHGKASRSQPTRTSGGSSVSESSDSQGHSGVRQSHSGSPHGQAGSQHPELGSTVKGRQGTPHGQSGDTSRHAHSGHGQATKTQSSRFGRRESSVTESSDTENDSGVSQTHTGSPHTHAGSQHPESGSSLQRRQGTTHGQSRDTTAHAQSGHGQASRTQSSRSRRSESTVSESSDYQGHSGAPQAHTGSSHGQVGSQHPELGSTVKGRQGTPHGQSGDTSRYAHSGHGQASRTQSSRTGRRESGGSESSDTERHSGIPHTHTESPRTHAGSQHPESGSSLQGRKETAHRQSGDTTRHAHSGHGQATRTQSSRTGRRETSGSESSDTERHSGVPQAHSGSSRGQAGSQHGESGSSVQGRQGTTHGQSGDTTTHAQSGHGQATRTQSSRTRRRGSTVSESSDTHEHLGVPQAHIGSPQSHSGSQHGESGSSVQGRQGTTHRQSGDTGGHVHSGHGEATRTQSSRTGRRESTVSESSDSQGHSGAPQAHTGSPHGQAGSQHPELGSTVKGRQGTHYGQSEDFSAHAHAGHGQATGTLSSRTGRRESGGSESSDTERHSGIPQTHTESPRTHAGSQHPESGSSLHGRKETAHRQSGDTTRHAHSGHGQATRTQSSRTGRRETSGSESSDTERHSGAPQAHTGSPHGQAGSQHPELGSTVKGRQGTHYGQSEDFSAHAHAGHGQATGTLSSRTGRRESGGSESSDTERHSGIPQTHTESPRTHAGSQHPESGSSLHGRKETAHRQSGDTTRHAHSGHGQATRTQSSRTGRRETSGSESSDTERHSGVPQAHSGSPRGQAGSQHGESGSSAQGRQGTTHGQSGDTTGHAESGHGQATRTQSSRTRRRGSTVSESSDTQGHSGVPQAHTGSPQSHSGSQHGESGSSVQGRQGTTHRQSGDTGGHVHSGHGEATRTQSSRTGRRESTVSESSDSQGHSGAPQAHTGSPHGQAGSQHPELGSTVKGRQGTHYGQSEDFSAHAHAGHGQATGTLSSRTGRRESGGSESSDTERHSGIPQTHTESPRTHAGSQHPESGSSLQGRKETAHRQSGDTTRYAHSGHGQATRTQSSRTGRRETSGSESSDTERHSGVPQAHSGSPRGQAGSQHGESGSSAQGRQGTTHGQSGDTTTHTESGHGQATRTQSSRTRRRGSTVSESNDTQGHLKVPNAHAGSPQGHSESQHGELGSTVKGRQGTTHRLSGDTSGHAQSGHGQATRTQSSRTRRRGYSGSESSDTQGHSGVPQVHSGSPHGQAGSQHGESDSTTKERQEYTHKHSEDTSGHAESVHGQATRTQSSRARRRGSTLSESSDTQGYSGAPQIHSGSLHGQVGSEHPESESTIKRRQVTTNRQSEDTTGNPYSGHGQATRTESSRSKRKGFSGTESSDTERHSGVPLTHTGSPHGHTGSLHGELGSTIRRRQGSTHGHSRGNSGHSGSSHTQSHDTHRLSKDNISKQSHSIHHQSRVSHSQSQHSGKQRHGSDQGWKHGSYGSAEYDYGQSGYGPSGGSRTSSRNSSPLRSLDRAENNQVSTHGQSFSRPDHTGSKAIEIIGRQRSSHGQSIDSHNKSGSSVNRRQGSFHGHSIVSHESSIDTHVQFGREGSTTRRQSSNHSVSSHGQFISARSHPESNSTLRQDFHSDNKEHSEDWGKQIHEPSGSRHGQSEFNIISIHRSNQQHLADTTSHEQVRYNTCLVRQGSSNRKSGDIQGQSGFSTNESRVDSHDQSSDSYGKSSNSRSQGIIFSHSHDSQDPAGIEEYGPTMWSGDRQKQGPESSLFRSTRIYSQNVDDKQTRNTEARGCHKRERTDSGSCYLDSNTPLYEYVQEQRCYYIE from the exons ATGACCGATCTCTTGAGAAGTGTTGTCACAGTCATTGATGTTTTCTACAAATATACCAAGCAAGATGGAGAGTGTGGCACACTGAGCAAGGATGAGCTAAAGGAACTTCTGGAAAAAGAGTTTCGTCCAATTCTGAAG AACCCAGATGATCCAGACACAGTGGATGTTATCATGCACATGCTAGATCGAGATCATGACCGAAGACTGGACTTTACTGAGTTTCTTCTGATGGTATTCAAGCTGGCTATGGCCTGCAACAAGGTTCTCAGCAAGGAATACTGCAAAGCTTCAGGGTCAAAGAAGCATAGGCGTGGTCATCGACaccaaaaggaagaaagtgaaacagaagaggaagaagaagatacACAGGGACGGAAATCAGGTTACAGACATTCAAGTTGGAGTGAGGGAGAGGAGCATGGATATGGTTCTGAGGGCTTAAGGGGAAGTGTGAAACATAGACATGGATCAAACTCCAGGAGGCTGGGAAGGCAAGGTGGTTTATCTAGCTCTGGAAACCAAGAGCAACTTGAGAAAAGACGCCATGGGTCTAGCTCTGGTCATTCATGGAGTAGTGGCAAAGAAAGACATGGCTCCAGCTCTGGAGAActggaggaaagaagaaacaagtcATATGTTAGCCCCTCTAGGGAATCTGAGAAGGAATATGAATCTGGATCTGAATCAAAGAGTGGGAGAAGGAAAGGTCATAGCAGTCTATCACATGGATTGGATGCTAGTGGGCACAAATCAAACTCTACTCAGTCAAGAAAGAGTGGAGGACAAAAGCTTGGATCTAGCTCTAGAGGTTCAGGAGACAAGGGAAGCCAAAACTATGCATGTGGTTCCAGCAATTCAGGTGGGTGTGGAAAGCCACAAAATGCTTCTAGTTCTTGTCAGGAAGGTAGATTTGGAGGGCAAGGAAATCAATCTAGCTGTACCCAATCAGGTTATCAATCAGGAAGTAGTGGAGGACAAGATCATGGATGTATTTCAGGAGGTCAGTCCTCTGGATATTGTGAACATGAGCCTAGATCCTGTAGCCAGTCTTCTAGTCAGAGAAAATATGGATCTAGAGCATGTGGTCAAACACAGAATGGTGGAAGACAACAGAGAACAGGTTCAAATCAGTCCTGTTGCTGTGAACAATATGGGTCTGAAACAAGTCAGTCTTCTAGTTATGGTCAACATGGATCTGGTTCTTGTGGACACTTTTCAAACTCTCATCAAAAAGGGTCTGGTTCAAATGGATTTTCTAAATGTGGACAATATGGGTCTGGCTCTGGGCAGTCCTCTAGCTTTGGACAACATGAGTCAGGCTCAGGTCAATCCTCTGGCTGTGGACATGGCTCTGGCTCATGTCAGTCCTCTGGCTTTGGCCAGCATGGGTCTGGCTCAGGTCAATCCTCTGGTTTATGTCAACATGGGTCTGGCTCAGGACAGTCCTCTGGCTTTGGACAACATGGGTCTGGCTCAGGTCAATCCTCTGGCTGTGGACATGGCTCTGGCTCATGTCAGTCCTCTGGCTTTGGCCAGCATGGGTCTGGCTCAGGTCAATACTCTGGTTTAGGTCAGCATGTATCTAGCTCAGCACAGTCCTCTGGCTTTGGACAACATGGGTCTGGTTCAGGTCAGTACTCTGGTTTAGGTCAGCATGGGTCTGGCTCAGGGCAGTCCTCTGGCTTTGGACAACATGGGTCTGGCTCAGGTCAGTCCTCTGGTTTTGGCCAGCATGGGTCTGGCTCAGGACGGTCCTCTGGCTTTGGACAACATGGGTCTAGCTCAGGTCAGTCCTCTGGCTTTGGACAACATGGGTCTGGCTCAGGTCAGTCTTCCAGTTTTGGTCAGCATGGGTCAGGCACTGGACAGTCCTCTGGTTTTTCCTCTGGTTTTGGACAAAATTGCTCTGGCTCAGAAATGTCTTCCAGTTCAGGACAGTCCTCTGGCTTTGGACAATGTGGGTCTGGCTCAGGACAGTCCTCTGGTTTTGGACAACATGGGTCTGGTACCCATCAAACTTCTAGCTCAGGACAACATAGATATAGCTCAGGTCAATCCTCCAGCTTTGGATTTGGATCTAGCACACATCAGTCCCCTAGTTTTGGGACTGGCTCAGGTCATTTGTTGGGCTCTGGACAAGAATCTACAGCACGTCAGTCTAGCTATGGTCAACATGGTTCCGGTTCAGGGCAATCCTCAACTTTTGGCAATGGATCTTGCTCAGGCAACTCCTCTAAACCAGATCAACATGAATCTAGCTCAAGAAAGTCATCTAGTAAAAATCAACGTGATTTTAGCTCAATTCAATCCTCTGGCTGTGACAATCAACAAACTAGGGTAGGTGGACAGGAATGCTATGAGACTAGTTCAGGAAAAGGGAGTCAACAATGTAGAAAGTCAAAATCAGATTCAGCTAAaagtcagagaagagaaacagctaAAGGAAGACAGGGAACAACTCATGGACAGTCAGAAGACACCAGTGGATATGCTCAGTCTGGTCATGGACAAACCTCCAGGACAGAATCCAGTATAACTAGTAGGAGTAGTGTTGGAGAGTCAAGTGACAATCAAGGGCACTCAGGAGTCCCACAGGTACACACAGGATCCCCTCAAGATCATTCCGGATCTCAACATAGAGAGTCAGAATCAACGGTTAAAGGGAGACAGGGAACTACCCATAGACAGTCAGGAGATCTAATTGGACATGCCCAGTCAGGTCATGGACAAGCCACCAGGACACAAACCAGTAGGACTGGTAGAAGGGAATCTAGTGGCAGTGAGTCCAGTGACACTGAAAGGCACTCAGGAGtcccacaggcacacacaggaTTCCCTCAAGGTCATTCTGGATCTCAACATGGAGAGTCAGGATCCTCAGTACAAGGGAGACATGGAAGTACTCATGGACACTCAGGAGATACCAGTGGACATGCCCATGCTGACCATGAACAAGCCACCAGGACACAATCCAGTAGGATTGATAGAAGGGAATCCAGTGGCAGTGAGTACAGTGACACTGAAAACCACTCACATgtcccacagacacacacaggatCCCCACATACTCACGCTGGTTCTCAACATCCAGAGTCAGGATCCTCACTACAAAGGAGACAAGGAACAACTCATGGACAATCAAGAGACACCACTGCACATGCCCAGTCTGGTCATGGACAAGCCAGCAGGACACAATCCAGTAGGAGTAGAAGAAGTGAGTCTACTGTCAGTGAGTCCAGTGACTATCAGGGGCACTCAGGAGccccacaggcacacacaggtTCCTCTCACGGTCAGGTTGGATCTCAACATCCAGAACTGGGTTCCACAGTTAAAGGGAGACAGGGAACTCCTCATGGACAGTCTGGAGACACCAGTAGATATGCCCACTCTGGCCATGGACAAGCCACCAGGACACAATCCAGTAGGACTGGTAGAAGGGAATCTGGTGGCAGTGAGTCCAGTGACACTGAAaggcactcag GAGtcccacaggcacacacaggaTCCCCTCAAAGTCATTCTGGATCTCAACATGGAGAGTCGGGATCCTCAGTACAAGGGAGACAGGGAACTACCCAGAGGCAGTCAGGAGATGCAGGTGGACATGTCCACTCTGGCCAAGGACAAGCCACCAGGACACAATCCAGCAGATCTGGTAGAAGGGAATCTAGTGGCAGTGAGTCCAGTGACACTGAAAatcacctaggtgtcccagagacacacacaggatcTCCTCATGGCCAGGCTGAATCTCAACATGGCGAATCGGGATCCTCAGTACAAAGGAGACAGGGAACTACTCATGGACAATCAGGAGACACCACTACAAATGCCCAGTCTGGTCATGGAAAAGCCAGCAGGTCACAGCCCACTAGGACTAGTGGAGGATCTAGTGTCAGTGAGTCCAGTGACTCTCAGGGGCACTCAGGAGTCCGACAGTCACACTCAGGTTCCCCCCATGGCCAGGCTGGATCTCAACATCCAGAACTGGGTTCCACAGTTAAAGGGAGACAGGGAACTCCTCATGGACAGTCCGGAGACACCAGTAGACATGCCCACTCTGGCCATGGACAAGCCACAAAGACACAATCCAGCAGGTTTGGTAGAAGGGAATCTAGTGTCACTGAGTCCAGTGACACTGAAAACGACTCAGGtgtctcacagacacacacaggatCCCCGCATACTCACGCTGGTTCTCAACATCCAGAGTCAGGATCCTCACTACAAAGGAGACAAGGAACAACTCATGGACAATCAAGAGACACCACTGCACATGCCCAGTCTGGTCATGGACAAGCCAGCAGGACACAATCCAGTAGGAGTAGAAGAAGTGAGTCTACTGTCAGTGAGTCCAGTGACTATCAGGGGCACTCAGGAGccccacaggcacacacaggtTCCTCTCATGGTCAGGTTGGATCTCAACATCCAGAACTGGGTTCCACAGTTAAAGGGAGACAGGGAACTCCTCATGGACAGTCTGGAGACACCAGTAGATATGCCCACTCTGGCCATGGACAAGCCAGCAGGACACAATCCAGTAGGACTGGTAGAAGGGAATCTGGTGGCAGTGAGTCCAGTGACACTGAAAGGCACTCAGgaatcccacacacacacacagaatcccCACGTACTCACGCTGGATCTCAACATCCAGAGTCAGGATCCTCACTACAAGGGAGAAAGGAAACTGCTCATAGACAGTCAGGAGACACTACTAGACATGCGCACTCTGGCCATGGACAAGCCACCAGGACACAATCCAGTAGGACTGGTAGAAGGGAAACTAGTGGCAGTGAGTCCAGTGACACTGAAaggcactcaggtgtcccacaggCACACTCAGGATCCTCTCGTGGTCAGGCTGGATCTCAACATGGAGAGTCAGGGTCCTCAGTACAAGGAAGACAGGGAACTACTCATGGACAGTCAGGAGACACCACTACACATGCCCAGTCTGGTCATGGACAAGCCACCAGAACACAATCCAGTAGGACTAGAAGAAGGGGATCTACTGTCAGTGAGTCCAGTGACACTCATGAGCACCTAGGAGTCCCACAGGCACACATAGGATCCCCTCAAAGTCATTCTGGATCTCAACATGGAGAGTCGGGATCCTCAGTACAAGGGAGACAGGGAACTACCCATAGACAGTCAGGAGATACAGGTGGACATGTCCACTCTGGCCATGGTGAAGCCACCAGGACACAATCCAGCAGGACTGGTAGAAGGGAATCTACTGTCAGTGAGTCCAGTGACTCTCAGGGGCACTCAGGAGCCCCACAGGCACACACCGGTTCCCCCCATGGTCAGGCTGGATCTCAACATCCAGAACTGGGTTCCACAGTTAAAGGGAGACAGGGAACACATTATGGACAGTCAGAAGATTTCAGCGCACATGCCCACGCTGGCCATGGACAGGCCACCGGGACACTATCCAGTAGGACTGGTAGAAGGGAATCTGGTGGCAGTGAGTCCAGTGACACTGAAAGGCACTCAGGaatcccacaaacacacacagaatccCCACGTACTCACGCTGGATCTCAACATCCAGAGTCAGGATCCTCACTACACGGGAGAAAGGAAACTGCTCACAGACAGTCAGGAGACACTACTAGACATGCGCACTCTGGCCATGGACAAGCCACCAGGACACAATCCAGTAGGACTGGTAGAAGGGAAACTAGTGGCAGTGAGTCCAGTGACACTGAAaggcactcag GAGCCCCACAGGCACACACCGGTTCCCCCCATGGTCAGGCTGGATCTCAACATCCAGAACTGGGTTCCACAGTTAAAGGGAGACAGGGAACACATTATGGACAGTCAGAAGATTTCAGCGCACATGCCCACGCTGGCCATGGACAGGCCACCGGGACACTATCCAGTAGGACTGGTAGAAGGGAATCTGGTGGCAGTGAGTCCAGTGACACTGAAAGGCACTCAGGaatcccacaaacacacacagaatccCCACGTACTCACGCTGGATCTCAACATCCAGAGTCAGGATCCTCACTACACGGGAGAAAGGAAACTGCTCACAGACAGTCAGGAGACACTACTAGACATGCGCACTCTGGCCATGGACAAGCCACCAGGACACAATCCAGTAGGACTGGTAGAAGGGAAACTAGTGGCAGTGAGTCCAGTGACACTGAAaggcactcaggtgtcccacaggCACACTCAGGATCCCCTCGTGGTCAGGCTGGATCTCAACATGGAGAGTCAGGGTCCTCAGCACAAGGAAGACAGGGAACTACTCATGGACAGTCAGGAGACACCACAGGACATGCCGAGTCAGGGCATGGACAAGCCACCAGGACACAATCCAGTAGGACTAGAAGAAGGGGATCTACTGTCAGTGAGTCCAGTGACACTCAGGGGCACTCAGGAGtcccacaggcacacacaggaTCCCCTCAAAGTCATTCTGGATCTCAACATGGAGAGTCGGGATCCTCAGTACAAGGGAGACAGGGAACTACCCATAGACAGTCAGGAGATACAGGTGGACATGTCCACTCTGGCCATGGTGAAGCCACCAGGACACAATCCAGCAGGACTGGTAGAAGGGAATCTACTGTCAGTGAGTCCAGTGACTCTCAGGGGCACTCAGGAGCCCCACAGGCACACACCGGTTCCCCCCATGGTCAGGCTGGATCTCAACATCCAGAACTGGGTTCCACAGTTAAAGGGAGACAGGGAACACATTATGGACAGTCAGAAGATTTCAGCGCACATGCCCACGCTGGCCATGGACAGGCCACCGGGACACTATCCAGTAGGACTGGTAGAAGGGAATCTGGTGGCAGTGAGTCCAGTGACACTGAAAGGCACTCAGGaatcccacaaacacacacagaatccCCACGTACTCACGCTGGATCTCAACATCCAGAGTCAGGATCCTCACTACAAGGGAGAAAGGAAACTGCTCACAGACAGTCAGGAGACACTACTAGATACGCGCACTCTGGCCATGGACAAGCCACCAGGACACAATCCAGTAGGACTGGTAGAAGGGAAACTAGTGGCAGTGAGTCCAGTGACACTGAAaggcactcaggtgtcccacaggCACACTCAGGATCCCCTCGTGGTCAGGCTGGATCTCAACATGGAGAGTCAGGGTCCTCAGCACAAGGAAGACAGGGAACTACTCATGGACAGTCAGGAGACACCACTACACATACCGAGTCTGGTCATGGACAAGCCACCAGAACACAATCCAGTAGGACTAGAAGAAGAGGATCTACTGTCAGTGAATCCAATGACACTCAGGGGCACTTAAAAGTCCCAAATGCACATGCAGGATCCCCTCAAGGTCATTCTGAATCTCAACATGGAGAGTTGGGATCAACAGTTAAAGGAAGACAGGGAACAACTCATAGACTTTCAGGAGACACCAGTGGGCATGCCCAGTCTGGCCATGGACAAGCCACCAGAACACAATCCAGTAGGACTAGAAGAAGGGGATATAGTGGCAGTGAGTCCAGTGACACTCAGGGGCATTCAGGAGTCCCACAGGTACACTCAGGATCTCCCCATGGGCAGGCTGGATCTCAACATGGAGAGTCAGATTCCACCACCAAAGAGAGACAGGAATATACTCATAAACATTCAGAGGACACCAGTGGACATGCCGAATCTGTTCATGGACAAGCTACTAGGACACAATCCAGTAGGGCTAGAAGAAGGGGATCTACTCTCAGTGAGTCCAGTGACACTCAGGGGTACTCAGGAGCCCCACAGATACACTCAGGTTCCCTCCATGGCCAGGTTGGATCTGAACATCCAGAGTCAGAATCCACAATTAAAAGGAGACAGGTCACTACTAATAGACAGTCAGAGGACACCACTGGTAATCCTTATTCTGGTCATGGACAAGCCACCAGGACAGAATCCAGTAGGAGTAAAAGAAAGGGATTTAGTGGCACTGAGTCTAGTGACACTGAAAGACATTCAGGAGTCCCACTGACCCATACAGGATCCCCTCATGGTCATACTGGATCTTTACATGGAGAGTTAGGATCCACAATTAGAAGGAGACAGGGAAGTACTCATGGACATTCAAGAGGCAACAGTGGACATTCTGGGTCCAGTCATACACAGTCACATGATACTCATAGGCTGTCTAAGGATAACATAAGTAAACAGTCACATAGCATTCATCACCAATCTAGAGTGAGTCATTCTCAATCACAACATAGTGGAAAACAAAGACATGGATCAGATCAAGGATGGAAACATGGCAGTTATGGAAGTGCAGAATATGACTATGGGCAGTCTGGGTATGGACCTTCTGGGGGCAGCAGAACAAGCAGCCGAAATTCTAGCCCTTTAAGGTCATTGGATAGAGCTGAAAACAATCAAGTGTCTACACATGGACAATCATTTTCTAGGCCTGACCATACAGGATCAAAAGCAATTGAAATAATCGGAAGACAAAGGTCAAGTCATGGACAGTCAATTGATTCCCACAATAAGTCTGGATCCAGTGTAAATAGAAGGCAGGGATCTTTTCATGGGCATTCAATAGTAAGTCATGAATCATCAATTGACACCCATGTTCAATTTGGAAGGGAGGGATCTACTACTCGTAGGCAGTCAAGCAACCATTCTGTATCCAGCCATGGACAATTCATATCAGCTCGCAGCCATCCAGAGTCTAATTCAACCTTAAGGCAGGATTTTCATAGTGATAATAAAGAGCATTCAGAAGATTGGGGGAAACAGATTCATGAACCATCAGGATCTAGGCATGGACAGTCTGAATTCAATATTATTAGTATCCATAGATCCAACCAGCAGCATTTGGCAGATACAACTTCTCATGAGCAGGTAAGATACAACACATGTTTAGTAAGACAGGGATCAAGTAATAGAAAATCAGGGGACATCCAGGGTCAATCTGGATTCAGCACTAATGAAAGCCGAGTAGATAGCCATGACCAATCAAGTGACAGCTATGGGAAGTCAAGTAATAGCAGAAGTCAAGGAATCATTTTCAGTCACTCTCATGATAGCCAAGACCCTGCAGGAATTGAAGAATATGGTCCAACCATGTGGAGTGGGGACAGGCAAAAGCAAGGTCCCGAATCAAGTTTATTTAGAAGCACCAGAATATATAGTCAAAATGTGGATGATAAGCAGACAAGAAACACTGAGGCCAGAGGTTGCCATAAAAGGGAGAGAACAGACTCAGGTTCCTGTTATTTAGATAGCAACACTCCACTCTATGAATATGTCCAAGAACAAAGGTGTTATTACATTGAATAA